A single Carnobacterium inhibens subsp. inhibens DSM 13024 DNA region contains:
- a CDS encoding carbonic anhydrase family protein: MEWNYEGDRGPDKWKNICSAFYQAETGSLQSPIALNDDPQLLSISQDLLTFNYSKTVFETSFFNHTVHLSPKTKEKTNIIEFNHKKYFLEDLHFHLPSEHEINQKSFPLEFHLVHRSVHNELLVVGVTVLPSERPINTTLAALDDKALNAGGGLSVPIDLDRLLPENKQFYHYTGSLTTPPTSGPVEWIVFRQQSFMRQGLLQAFKKNIGKTNRPLQPIKNRPIYLSIDE, from the coding sequence ATGGAATGGAATTATGAAGGAGATAGAGGACCAGATAAGTGGAAAAATATTTGTTCAGCTTTTTATCAAGCAGAAACAGGAAGTTTGCAATCGCCAATAGCGCTCAATGACGATCCGCAACTATTATCTATCAGTCAGGATCTATTAACTTTTAACTACAGTAAAACGGTTTTTGAAACGTCTTTTTTTAATCACACAGTTCATTTGTCACCAAAAACAAAAGAAAAAACAAATATTATTGAATTTAATCATAAAAAATATTTTTTAGAAGACCTACATTTTCATTTGCCAAGTGAACACGAAATCAATCAAAAATCATTTCCACTTGAATTTCATCTTGTTCATCGTTCGGTACATAATGAGCTTCTTGTTGTTGGAGTAACCGTGTTGCCTTCTGAACGGCCTATAAACACAACTTTAGCAGCATTAGATGACAAAGCTTTAAATGCTGGAGGAGGTTTGAGTGTTCCAATTGATCTAGATCGTTTGTTACCTGAAAACAAACAGTTCTATCACTACACAGGATCGTTAACAACGCCGCCAACTTCAGGTCCAGTTGAATGGATCGTATTCCGTCAGCAATCTTTTATGAGGCAAGGATTGCTTCAAGCTTTCAAGAAGAATATCGGAAAAACAAACCGACCATTACAGCCAATAAAGAATAGACCTATTTATTTATCGATTGACGAATAG